A part of Phoenix dactylifera cultivar Barhee BC4 chromosome 2, palm_55x_up_171113_PBpolish2nd_filt_p, whole genome shotgun sequence genomic DNA contains:
- the LOC103716568 gene encoding transcription factor UNE10-like isoform X3, whose protein sequence is MSRCVPSWDLDDHPNPPPLLPSNHLPSRAPLVPMSDYEVAELAWENGPLVSHGLGQHRIEETIPKEPSSSAAAAEWEKPRPSGTLEAVVDQAADAQLLPPTPTPDLAAWLAVPQAHGSTQAVMDAIVPCTAAPRDDVADPEIGRKRPRVGEGGRVCASRGSAAVPGAGRRGESTQPTLDTCGGDDVGFTAAANSASPSMAEGEDDRSPETENTSSGGGVGGGVGGRRRLLAFDDRDSVCHCRHSEADGGGVCADEEKVMKESAGRRVSASTRRSRAAAIHNQSERLQAQVRMMSRMRTMMMPMTMLQLQMSMMAQMAQMGMGMGMGMMDLNSLIHPSAFLPLSTAHWDGSGDKMQQPGGTNLAEPFSAFLASQTAQPPPPPPPPPPPPPPAAAAAAVGMDLYNWMAALYQQFNQQPPSGNPKP, encoded by the exons ATGAGCCGGTGCGTTCCTAGTTGGGACCTCGATGACCATCCTAACCCACCACCTCTTCTTCCCTCCAACCACCTTCCATCGCGCGCCCCGCTCGTCCCCAT GTCGGACTACGAGGTGGCAGAGCTGGCATGGGAGAACGGCCCCCTTGTCTCGCACGGCCTCGGCCAGCATCGCATCGAGGAGACCATCCCCAAGGAACCCTCCTCCTCCGCGGCTGCCGCCGAGTGGGAAAAGCCGCGGCCGAGCGGCACCCTGGAGGCCGTCGTGGACCAGGCCGCGGACGCCCAGCTCCTCCCCCCGACCCCAACCCCCGACCTCGCCGCCTGGCTCGCCGTACCCCAAGCCCACGGCTCCACCCAGGCCGTGATGGATGCCATCGTCCCCTGCACCGCCGCCCCGCGCGACGACGTCGCCGACCCGGAGATCGGGAGGAAGCGGCCGAGGGTCGGGGAGGGCGGGCGGGTGTGCGCGAGCCGGGGGAGCGCAGCGGTGCCCGGGGCGGGGAGAAGAGGGGAGAGCACGCAACCGACGCTGGACACGTGCGGGGGAGACGACGTGGGGTTCACTGCCGCCGCCAACTCCGCCTCGCCGTCGATGGCGGAGGGGGAGGATGACCGGTCGCCAGAGACGGAGAACACAAGCTCCGGCGGCGGCGTTGGCGGCGGGGTAGGAGGACGGCGAAGGCTGCTGGCTTTTGACGACCGCGACTCTGTCTGTCACTGCCGGCACTCTGAG GCGGATGGCGGCGGGGTATGCgccgatgaagagaaggtaaTGAAAGAGAGTGCAGGGAGGAGGGTTTCAGCCTCCACCAGGAGGAGCAGAGCTGCCGCCATTCATAACCAGTCCGAACGT CTACAAGCCCAGGTTCGGATGATGAGCAGGATGAGAACCATGATGATGCCGATGACCATGCTACAGCTCCAAATGTCCATGATGGCCCAGATGGCTCAGATGGGTATGGGAATGGGCATGGGCATGATGGACCTCAACTCCCTCATCcacccgtccgcctttctcccTCTCTCAACGGCCCATTGGGATGGCTCCGGCGACAAAATGCAGCAGCCTGGTGGCACCAACCTTGCCGAGCCCTTCTCGGCCTTCCTTGCCTCCCAAACAGCACAG ccgccgcctcctcctccgcctcctcctcctcctcctcctcctgctgctgctgctgctgctgtgggCATGGACTTATACAACTGGATGGCCGCCCTGTATCAACAATTTAATCAGCAGCCTCCATCAGGCAATCCCAAGCCTTAG
- the LOC103716568 gene encoding transcription factor UNE10-like isoform X2, which yields MSRCVPSWDLDDHPNPPPLLPSNHLPSRAPLVPMSDYEVAELAWENGPLVSHGLGQHRIEETIPKEPSSSAAAAEWEKPRPSGTLEAVVDQAADAQLLPPTPTPDLAAWLAVPQAHGSTQAVMDAIVPCTAAPRDDVADPEIGRKRPRVGEGGRVCASRGSAAVPGAGRRGESTQPTLDTCGGDDVGFTAAANSASPSMAEGEDDRSPETENTSSGGGVGGGVGGRRRLLAFDDRDSVCHCRHSEADGGGVCADEEKVMKESAGRRVSASTRRSRAAAIHNQSERSDKASMLDEVIEYLKQLQAQVRMMSRMRTMMMPMTMLQLQMSMMAQMAQMGMGMGMGMMDLNSLIHPSAFLPLSTAHWDGSGDKMQQPGGTNLAEPFSAFLASQTAQPPPPPPPPPPPPPPAAAAAAVGMDLYNWMAALYQQFNQQPPSGNPKP from the exons ATGAGCCGGTGCGTTCCTAGTTGGGACCTCGATGACCATCCTAACCCACCACCTCTTCTTCCCTCCAACCACCTTCCATCGCGCGCCCCGCTCGTCCCCAT GTCGGACTACGAGGTGGCAGAGCTGGCATGGGAGAACGGCCCCCTTGTCTCGCACGGCCTCGGCCAGCATCGCATCGAGGAGACCATCCCCAAGGAACCCTCCTCCTCCGCGGCTGCCGCCGAGTGGGAAAAGCCGCGGCCGAGCGGCACCCTGGAGGCCGTCGTGGACCAGGCCGCGGACGCCCAGCTCCTCCCCCCGACCCCAACCCCCGACCTCGCCGCCTGGCTCGCCGTACCCCAAGCCCACGGCTCCACCCAGGCCGTGATGGATGCCATCGTCCCCTGCACCGCCGCCCCGCGCGACGACGTCGCCGACCCGGAGATCGGGAGGAAGCGGCCGAGGGTCGGGGAGGGCGGGCGGGTGTGCGCGAGCCGGGGGAGCGCAGCGGTGCCCGGGGCGGGGAGAAGAGGGGAGAGCACGCAACCGACGCTGGACACGTGCGGGGGAGACGACGTGGGGTTCACTGCCGCCGCCAACTCCGCCTCGCCGTCGATGGCGGAGGGGGAGGATGACCGGTCGCCAGAGACGGAGAACACAAGCTCCGGCGGCGGCGTTGGCGGCGGGGTAGGAGGACGGCGAAGGCTGCTGGCTTTTGACGACCGCGACTCTGTCTGTCACTGCCGGCACTCTGAG GCGGATGGCGGCGGGGTATGCgccgatgaagagaaggtaaTGAAAGAGAGTGCAGGGAGGAGGGTTTCAGCCTCCACCAGGAGGAGCAGAGCTGCCGCCATTCATAACCAGTCCGAACGT AGCGATAAAGCATCTATGCTAGATGAggtgattgaatatttgaaGCAGCTACAAGCCCAGGTTCGGATGATGAGCAGGATGAGAACCATGATGATGCCGATGACCATGCTACAGCTCCAAATGTCCATGATGGCCCAGATGGCTCAGATGGGTATGGGAATGGGCATGGGCATGATGGACCTCAACTCCCTCATCcacccgtccgcctttctcccTCTCTCAACGGCCCATTGGGATGGCTCCGGCGACAAAATGCAGCAGCCTGGTGGCACCAACCTTGCCGAGCCCTTCTCGGCCTTCCTTGCCTCCCAAACAGCACAG ccgccgcctcctcctccgcctcctcctcctcctcctcctcctgctgctgctgctgctgctgtgggCATGGACTTATACAACTGGATGGCCGCCCTGTATCAACAATTTAATCAGCAGCCTCCATCAGGCAATCCCAAGCCTTAG
- the LOC103716568 gene encoding transcription factor UNE10-like isoform X1, with protein MSRCVPSWDLDDHPNPPPLLPSNHLPSRAPLVPMSDYEVAELAWENGPLVSHGLGQHRIEETIPKEPSSSAAAAEWEKPRPSGTLEAVVDQAADAQLLPPTPTPDLAAWLAVPQAHGSTQAVMDAIVPCTAAPRDDVADPEIGRKRPRVGEGGRVCASRGSAAVPGAGRRGESTQPTLDTCGGDDVGFTAAANSASPSMAEGEDDRSPETENTSSGGGVGGGVGGRRRLLAFDDRDSVCHCRHSEADGGGVCADEEKVMKESAGRRVSASTRRSRAAAIHNQSERKRRNRINQKMKTLHKLVPNSSKSDKASMLDEVIEYLKQLQAQVRMMSRMRTMMMPMTMLQLQMSMMAQMAQMGMGMGMGMMDLNSLIHPSAFLPLSTAHWDGSGDKMQQPGGTNLAEPFSAFLASQTAQPPPPPPPPPPPPPPAAAAAAVGMDLYNWMAALYQQFNQQPPSGNPKP; from the exons ATGAGCCGGTGCGTTCCTAGTTGGGACCTCGATGACCATCCTAACCCACCACCTCTTCTTCCCTCCAACCACCTTCCATCGCGCGCCCCGCTCGTCCCCAT GTCGGACTACGAGGTGGCAGAGCTGGCATGGGAGAACGGCCCCCTTGTCTCGCACGGCCTCGGCCAGCATCGCATCGAGGAGACCATCCCCAAGGAACCCTCCTCCTCCGCGGCTGCCGCCGAGTGGGAAAAGCCGCGGCCGAGCGGCACCCTGGAGGCCGTCGTGGACCAGGCCGCGGACGCCCAGCTCCTCCCCCCGACCCCAACCCCCGACCTCGCCGCCTGGCTCGCCGTACCCCAAGCCCACGGCTCCACCCAGGCCGTGATGGATGCCATCGTCCCCTGCACCGCCGCCCCGCGCGACGACGTCGCCGACCCGGAGATCGGGAGGAAGCGGCCGAGGGTCGGGGAGGGCGGGCGGGTGTGCGCGAGCCGGGGGAGCGCAGCGGTGCCCGGGGCGGGGAGAAGAGGGGAGAGCACGCAACCGACGCTGGACACGTGCGGGGGAGACGACGTGGGGTTCACTGCCGCCGCCAACTCCGCCTCGCCGTCGATGGCGGAGGGGGAGGATGACCGGTCGCCAGAGACGGAGAACACAAGCTCCGGCGGCGGCGTTGGCGGCGGGGTAGGAGGACGGCGAAGGCTGCTGGCTTTTGACGACCGCGACTCTGTCTGTCACTGCCGGCACTCTGAG GCGGATGGCGGCGGGGTATGCgccgatgaagagaaggtaaTGAAAGAGAGTGCAGGGAGGAGGGTTTCAGCCTCCACCAGGAGGAGCAGAGCTGCCGCCATTCATAACCAGTCCGAACGT AAAAGAAGGAATAGGATCAACCAAAAGATGAAGACCTTACATAAGTTGGTTCCAAATTCAAGTAAG AGCGATAAAGCATCTATGCTAGATGAggtgattgaatatttgaaGCAGCTACAAGCCCAGGTTCGGATGATGAGCAGGATGAGAACCATGATGATGCCGATGACCATGCTACAGCTCCAAATGTCCATGATGGCCCAGATGGCTCAGATGGGTATGGGAATGGGCATGGGCATGATGGACCTCAACTCCCTCATCcacccgtccgcctttctcccTCTCTCAACGGCCCATTGGGATGGCTCCGGCGACAAAATGCAGCAGCCTGGTGGCACCAACCTTGCCGAGCCCTTCTCGGCCTTCCTTGCCTCCCAAACAGCACAG ccgccgcctcctcctccgcctcctcctcctcctcctcctcctgctgctgctgctgctgctgtgggCATGGACTTATACAACTGGATGGCCGCCCTGTATCAACAATTTAATCAGCAGCCTCCATCAGGCAATCCCAAGCCTTAG
- the LOC113463356 gene encoding cyclin-U2-2-like: MSSSFSPNPISPSKLRSDLYSFPCEDEPSAPLVISVLASLVERTIARNERVVGECGVVALKDGRSRAFYSRHVLDMTIQSFLERFFRYARVAPPVYVVAYVYMDRLCHLNPGLKVCLMNVHRLLITSIMVASKFVEDRNYRNSYFAKVGGISTLELNSLELNFLFLMKFKLHVSVSVFESYCSHLEREVSFGGGYHIERSLKFMCGGESTSKERERRELNQLARVL; encoded by the exons atgtcttcttctttttctccaaatCCAATCTCTCCGAGCAAGCTTCGATCGGACCTCTACAGCTTTCCATGCGAAGACGAGCCGTCGGCGCCATTGGTGATCTCGGTTCTTGCATCCCTTGTGGAGAGGACCATTGCTCGAAACGAGAGGGTCGTCGGAGAATGCGGCGTTGTGGCTTTGAAGGATGGGAGAAGTCGGGCTTTCTACAGCCGCCACGTCCTGGATATGACCATCCAATCGTTTCTGGAGAGGTTCTTTCGATACGCTCGTGTCGCCCCGCCCGTCTACGTCGTCGCGTACGTCTACATGGATCGGCTGTGTCATTTGAACCCTGGCCTCAaagtttgcttgatgaatgTGCACAGGCTACTAATTACCAGTATTATGGTAGCCTCCAAATTTGTGGAGGATAG GAATTATCGGAACTCATACTTCGCGAAAGTTGGGGGAATATCGACGTTGGAGTTAAACAGCTTGGAGCTCAATTTTCTCTTCTTGATGAAGTTTAAGCTACATGTGAGTGTTAGTGTCTTTGAGAGCTACTGCAGCCACTTGGAGAGGGAGGTGAGCTTTGGAGGAGGATACCACATCGAGAGGAGCCTAAAGTTTATGTGTGGTGGAGAGAGCACTTCTAAAGAGCGAGAAAGAAGGGAACTGAATCAACTGGCCCGGGTCCTTTAG